Sequence from the Natronomonas marina genome:
GTGACCGGTCGCTCGCGAGTCGCGTCTTCGGCGTCGGCTTGCGACGCGAAACGTACGCCAACCTGGCGTATCTCCTCGCCCGCTTCCCGCTCGGCGTCGCCTATTTCGTGACGTTCGTCGCCGGACTCAGCATCGGACTCTCGCTGGTCCCGCTGGTCGTCGGCGTCCCGATATTGGTCGGGGTCCTCGCGCTCGCGGGGTACGTTGGGGTGCTCGAAGCCCACCTCCTCCGCGGACTGCGAGGCAGTTCGGTGTCATACGCCCCCGCCGATCCCGGTGACCAGCCCCTGAGTGCGTACGCGAAGTCGGTCGTGACGAACCCACGCAACTACCTGCTGGTCGCGTACGCCCTCGCATCGTTCGTCGTCGGTGTCCACTTGTTCACCGCTATCGCGGTCGTGTTCACGCTCGCACTCGCGCTCGTGGCTGCCCCGGCGCTCTACTGGCTGCCCGGGGTCGACTACCAGTTGACGACCGCGTCCGGCGTCGTGGACCTGGGGCCGCTGACCGTCGACGTCAGCTCCCTGAGTGGGGCCGCTATCGATACGCTCCCGGAGGCGCTGGCCGCCTCACTGCTCGGGGTCGTCGTCTGTCTCGTCGGCCTGCACGCGGTCAACCTGACCGCCCGACTTGTCGGCGGGCTGACCGAACGACTGCTCGGACAGACCCCGAAGTGACAGCGGGAGTACTGAGCGCGGCGATACATCGGTTTCAGGTTCGAGCGTGACGTAGAAACCGGTACACGCATCGTCTATCCAGGTTTTGTCAAGACCCGCCTGCGAGATGCAGGGCGCGTCTGTTGCGCTCCAGTTGTGGATGCAGAACACGACACCACCTCCAAATACCGGCTACGCCACTGTCCTCAGGCTGACCGGAGAATCACGCGACGTGTTGCTCGACCTGAGACGCTCCGCGCCTCGTTATATATTGACGAAAACAAGATATGGTGCATTCATGAAGTTACGCAAC
This genomic interval carries:
- a CDS encoding sensor domain-containing protein, whose amino-acid sequence is MGRTAQHESLENGDRSLASRVFGVGLRRETYANLAYLLARFPLGVAYFVTFVAGLSIGLSLVPLVVGVPILVGVLALAGYVGVLEAHLLRGLRGSSVSYAPADPGDQPLSAYAKSVVTNPRNYLLVAYALASFVVGVHLFTAIAVVFTLALALVAAPALYWLPGVDYQLTTASGVVDLGPLTVDVSSLSGAAIDTLPEALAASLLGVVVCLVGLHAVNLTARLVGGLTERLLGQTPK